One genomic segment of Kiritimatiella glycovorans includes these proteins:
- a CDS encoding helix-turn-helix domain-containing protein, with protein sequence MEDAVAYERVTRTERNLIRMWRQDGYGQREIARRLGRAASTISREIARNTGGNGYQPRQAHRMAQERSRRPGVRRFTEELRPVCGRAGRLR encoded by the coding sequence ATGGAGGACGCAGTGGCTTACGAACGCGTGACCAGGACAGAACGTAATCTGATCCGCATGTGGCGTCAAGACGGGTACGGGCAGCGAGAGATTGCTCGACGGTTGGGGCGAGCGGCGAGCACGATCAGTCGAGAGATCGCCAGGAACACGGGGGGCAACGGCTACCAGCCGCGTCAGGCGCACAGGATGGCCCAGGAGCGGTCCAGACGGCCCGGAGTGCGACGGTTCACCGAGGAGCTGAGGCCCGTTTGCGGGAGGGCTGGACGCCTGAGATGA